A single genomic interval of Anopheles darlingi chromosome X, idAnoDarlMG_H_01, whole genome shotgun sequence harbors:
- the LOC125959741 gene encoding serine/arginine repetitive matrix protein 1 isoform X2 yields MCASDVMSSHRTTGTDLLLQTVNSGRSRSRGGGSGGQSGGGGSSNSSTVPAADTGAGLLAQNQNLLRLALKKPTEWQWELTTSSSSPNIHFPRIQLYDGASGELMVEVDRPDCVIRSNGGANPDESVTEPIARGPYRRSRTTLVKERLVTSGDSLADIFNQLHSKGLGHKLSTSRSQYRFLQKSQSTSVVVAEPECAIPRRRSRRRSVASRSSSILGRISEFYGRNGSRSSSSSSNSSNSTNSSISGCSMTQEQKRSQATPPPPPPPPPSILILPPEELMTSTGHGVTIEEVVEEPPTLAPAPTPEQATATRPKIYKLVRSNAGTLMVREESFHTQRSLRRRQRQQLATGLPQTAPAPAPAPAPTSPLQPPPPLLAATTSDREPSRYEPAINQIDRLLSQVMLRSQDLPEERRNRRGTPRTSSPAAAPPGPVHRARRRRSASVTPTNSQSISPPPSPPVRRSVVVRRSSSNSPAPSGTGDTPSRRSSRRTHQRGRRSSSREPRGASTVHDRLTCFAFTDSLF; encoded by the coding sequence ATGTGTGCAAGCGACGTAATGTCCAGCCACAGGACAACCGGTACGGATCTCCTGCTGCAGACCGTGAACAGTGGCCGAAGTCggagtcgtggtggtggtagtggcggacaaagcggcggcggcggcagcagcaacagcagcacggtcCCGGCAGCCGATACCGGAGCGGGACTGCTGGCCCAGAACCAGAATCTGCTGCGGTTAGCGCTCAAGAAGCCGACCGAATGGCAGTGGGAGCTGACGACGTCCAGCTCCTCGCCCAACATTCACTTCCCCCGCATCCAGCTGTACGATGGTGCGAGCGGCGAGCTGATGGTCGAGGTCGATCGGCCAGACTGCGTGATACGGTCGAATGGGGGCGCCAACCCGGACGAATCGGTCACCGAGCCGATCGCCCGTGGGCCGTACCGCCGCAGCCGGACCACCCTCGTCAAGGAGCGGCTAGTGACATCCGGTGACTCGTTGGCCGACATCTTCAACCAGCTACACAGCAAGGGCCTTGGCCACAAGCTCTCGACCAGCCGATCCCAGTATCGGTTCCTGCAGAAGAGCCAATCGACCAGCGTGGTTGTGGCTGAGCCGGAGTGTGCGATCCCTCGCCGTCGGTCGCGTCGCCGCTCGGTCGCTAGCCGCTCGTCCTCCATCCTGGGTCGTATCAGCGAGTTCTACGGTCGAAACGGTAgccgcagtagcagtagcagcagtaacagcagcaacagcaccaacagcagtatTAGTGGCTGCTCAATGACGCAGGAACAGAAGAGATCACAAGcgaccccaccaccaccaccaccaccaccaccgtcgataCTTATACTGCCACCTGAGGAACTGATGACGTCAACCGGGCACGGTGTCACGATCGAGGAAGTCGTGGAGGAACCACCgacactggcaccggcaccgacaccggaacAGGCGACTGCGACGCGGCCCAAGATCTACAAGCTGGTGCGGAGCAATGCCGGCACGCTGATGGTGCGCGAGGAAAGCTTCCACACGCAGCGTAGCTTACGGCGCCGGCAGCGCCAACAGCTGGCTACTGGCTTGCCGCAAaccgcacccgcacccgcacccgcacccgcaccaACCTCTCCActgcagccaccgccaccattacTAGCCGCAACGACGTCGGACCGTGAACCATCCCGGTACGAGCCGGCAATCAACcagatcgatcggttgctgtCACAGGTGATGCTGCGGTCGCAGGATTTGCCAGAGGAGCGTCGCAACCGTCGCGGCACACCGCGTACCAGCAGTCCCGCCGCCGCACCACCGGGGCCGGTACATCGGGCGCGCCGAAGACGCAGTGCCAGTGTGACTCCGACCAACAGCCAGAGCAtatcgccaccgccgtcgccccCGGTTCGTCGATCCGTCGTCGTGCGCCGGTCCTCGTCTAACTCACCGGCACCGTCCGGCACCGGTGACACTCCCAGCAGACGCTCCAGCAGACGGACACACCAACGGGGCCGACGGTCCAGCTCCAGGGAACCGCGTGGCGCCTCCACCGTTCACG